The genomic region CTCTCGGGTGGTCGGACGCGTAATGTGGTGTGTGCGATCACCCCGCATGAACGGCCGAGGCTCATACCCGTCGGCCGTCGTTATTCAAATATGCTCCAAACCGGACAGACGGCGCCAACGTTCGAACTCCCGGGTGCGGGCGGCGGACGGATCGACACGCACGGCCTCGCCGAGTACGTCGATAACGGGTGGGCTGTCGTGGTGGTGTTCTACCCGTTCGACTTCCACCCGGTGTGTACCAGCCAGATGTGTACGCTGCGGGACAGCGAGGCACTGTCGCTGTTGGAGAATACCGTCGTCCTCGGTATTTCGACCGACAGCGTCTACAGTCACCGCGCGTTCGCCGAACAGCATCGCATCGACTTCCCGCTGCTCTCAGACAGCGACGGCCGTGTCGCCGAGGCGTACGGCGTGCGCGCCGAAGAGATCGATGACCACCGCGGGGTCGCGCGTTCGGCGGTCTTCGTGGTCGATCCGGACCGCACCGTCCAGTACGCGTGGCGGAGCGAGGAGACCGACGACGAACCGGACCTCGAAGCCGTCGAACACGCCGCGCGGTGTCACGGTGACGAGTGCGAACTGCCGGACGGGAAGTCGTATCTGTGAGTACTACCGACGACAACGATTACCGGCCGGTAACCGGGTTACCGATCCGTTCGCGCGCCTTTATCCGATAGTCTCGCATCTAGGTTACCAGAGGTAACCTGCGTCGGCTCGCCGGCGCGTGTCACACATCATGGTAAGCATACTCACCGGACTGATCGCTGGACTGATCGCGACCGTCGTCATGACGATGTTCATGATGACGATGGGAGACGACTCGCCGCCGCCGACCGCCGCCCTCTGGGCGAAGTACGTCGGCGACGAGGGGCCCGAGGCGTATATGAAACAGGGCATGCTGCTCCACATGCTGTACGGGGTCGGTGCGGGGGCTGCCTTCGCAGTCGGTGCGACCGCACTCGGGCTCGCTGTCGGCGCCGGGGCTCTCGTCGGGAGCGTCCTGTGGGGGCTCGCCTTCGGCCTCGTCCTGATGGTCGGCGGAATGATGTTCTGGATGCGAATCGTCCTCGCGATGGAACCCGATCCGAAGACGATGACTGCGTTCGGCTTCTTCCACGTCGTCTACGGCGTCGTACTGGGCGCGGGAATCGCGCTGCTCCCGGTGTAAGGCGTGGGCACGAACACGAACGCGGACGGTCGTGGCCCAGGATGCCTGCGTGACGACCGCCCGGTACGCAGCTGTACCGCGGCGGCCGGATCGGCAGTCGGTCGCGGAATAGAAGCGACCGTTCGACGCGTCGCATTCTGGATGTCGATCGCGTTCCCAGCAGTCTACGTCTTCGGAGCGGTCGATCCCGTCGCGGCGGTGCTGCCAGTCGGCTGGCTTCCGCTCGCGATCGCAACGCATCTGCTGCTGCTGTGGGTCGGACACGGCGCTCACCACCCGGAGTAAGCGATGCCAAGCTCACTAGCACTAGCGAGCGGGGTCGACCCGCTGCCGCTGCTCTCGGCGGTATCGGTCGATCAGGTCCTCGATCACTGGTGGGTGTTCCCCGCGTCGGTGCTGTTCTCGATGGTCGCCATCGCGGCCGGCGTCTCGGGCGCGCTCTTCTTCAGCCCGTTCTTCCTGCTCGCGGTCGGGCTCGGCCCCGCCCAGGCGGTCGGCGCGGGCCTGATGACCGAGGTGTTCGGGATGGGGAACGGGCTCCGGTCGTACGTCAAGCAGGGCGTCGTCGACTACGCGACCGCGAAGTGGCTGTTGGTCGGCGCGCTGCCGGCGATCGTGATTGGATCGTTCGCAGCACATTACGTCCCAGACACGCTGTTGCGCGGCGGGTTCGGCGTCGGGCTGTTCGTGCTCGGCGGATTTCTGTTGTACTCTGACTCTCCGGAAGAGACCGAACCCGGCGAGCGCGAGGGCGAGTTCCTTGAAAAAAAGAACGCGGAGTGCGGTACCACCGTTGTTAACGCTACCGACGGCGAGCGGTTCGTCTACCCGACCTGCTGGCGCCCGCCGGGTGTCGCGCTCGCGGCACTCGGCGGGGCGTTCACGGGGTTGATCAGCGCCGGTCTCCCCGAAATTGTGACGACCCAACTGGTGGCGCGGTGTCGAATGCCACCGCGAGTTGCGGTCGCCACGTCGGTGTTCGTGCTCGCGATCGCCGCGGTCGCCGGGGCCGCCGTCCACGCGCTGGCGGCGACACCCGTGTGGTACGTGGTGGTCTGGTCGATCCCGGGCGTGATCGTCGGTGGAACAATAGGTGCCCGCGTCGGCAAACACGTTCCGAGCGGGCTGATGGAGCGCGGGCTCGGCATCGTCTTCGGGATCGTCGGCGGGATCGTTCTCGTGACAATATTCGGCGTCTAAACGGTCGCACACCGGTTCTGGGCGGTCGTGTACAACTCACGCCACAACGGACTGGGGTTGATGGCCGTGGGTCCCGTCGGCCAATCCATGCAAGAGTTTGATTTCCTCGTTATTGGGTCTGGATCAGGACTGGACGTAGCGAACGCGATGGCCGGTCGGGGGAACTCGGTCGCGGTCGTC from Halorubrum salinarum harbors:
- a CDS encoding redoxin domain-containing protein, which translates into the protein MLQTGQTAPTFELPGAGGGRIDTHGLAEYVDNGWAVVVVFYPFDFHPVCTSQMCTLRDSEALSLLENTVVLGISTDSVYSHRAFAEQHRIDFPLLSDSDGRVAEAYGVRAEEIDDHRGVARSAVFVVDPDRTVQYAWRSEETDDEPDLEAVEHAARCHGDECELPDGKSYL
- a CDS encoding sulfite exporter TauE/SafE family protein, with translation MPSSLALASGVDPLPLLSAVSVDQVLDHWWVFPASVLFSMVAIAAGVSGALFFSPFFLLAVGLGPAQAVGAGLMTEVFGMGNGLRSYVKQGVVDYATAKWLLVGALPAIVIGSFAAHYVPDTLLRGGFGVGLFVLGGFLLYSDSPEETEPGEREGEFLEKKNAECGTTVVNATDGERFVYPTCWRPPGVALAALGGAFTGLISAGLPEIVTTQLVARCRMPPRVAVATSVFVLAIAAVAGAAVHALAATPVWYVVVWSIPGVIVGGTIGARVGKHVPSGLMERGLGIVFGIVGGIVLVTIFGV